The sequence below is a genomic window from Venturia canescens isolate UGA chromosome 9, ASM1945775v1, whole genome shotgun sequence.
TGATAGATTGGTGCGGATCGCGTTCTGTATACACAGACAAGACCACcaagaaatagagaaaagagagtaaaaaagagtcaaaaaacgttcgattgatttttttttttctgtttttcgttttctttttccagttgttcttttcttttcgattattttcgttcgataAACCGACGTCGATCTCCGCTAAGCTCGCTTTCGGtggtaacgtttttttttttttcttcttcttttcctttcgATCGAACTTTACGATATTATTCGCGACGATTCTTCATCGCCGATCACTCACGCGTCTCGTATTtggcaaatgaatttttttttcttcattttatactttcatttcgttattgacttttgtttttttttttttaaattttttttaaattatttttttatttgttttgtgcctctctctttttctcctgttGCTGTTCCGTCCATCTGCACACGACGGGGGCCGCATGAACCGCCACCGAAACAAATATACTTTCGTTTCGTTTGGCTTACGCCCGAAAATGCGTAACAAATGGTTGTGGTAAAGTAGTAAATAGTGATGATATATGTgtagaaaatattgaatataTGAAAGAGACAgggatatatatataatatatattaatgaaaatgttgtagtaaaaaaatcgaatgaacacAACACCATTACTATACAGAGAGAATCGTAAAGAAGTGACGGGTAGTATGGATTAATATTCAGAGAAGAGACGacaataatagaaaaaaaagatcagTGGCTTTGGTACTTCGTTGCAAAACTtggtattgtttttttttttcatttcatttttttttgttttttttacactaCCTGAGACGTGCAACACACATATTTTATTATCAATCCGTAAAAGTTTCATTCGTCATTCCCTTTGGTAATTATTTGGGACAgaagagagtaaaaaaaaaaagcagaaaaaaaggTATTCACAAAGAAACCGGTGAATCTCGTCGATCGAAAGGTCTCACACGTTGATTTCTCGTGCAGAGATGCACCCCTGGGGACTCTCGTTGATCGTCGTGTTTATTTGAAAGACctcaaggttttttttttattgctaatATCCTCGATAATATCGAGAAAAGAAACGACGCTACGCAGCCTCGATATTTTGCTCCGGGCCCTCTTTATCCCCATTGCGAGATGcgtctgttttttcttttcgtttgttAACTTGTCCCGTTCTGTTCTTTAGTCATTTGTATCGCGATCTCCTCTCTCTCGTTAGTCGCTGCAAAGCCCGCATGCTTGTTaagcacacacgcacacacacacgcacgcacgcacacacacacacacacaacgcGCGTGCGCGCATACGCACCGCACGCACGCGACGCTCGAATCTTTTGCTACTTTTGCTTTCCTCAGTCGCTCGCTTCTCGATCGCTCGCATTCACCGCACgtacacaaaaaattttaaaaagtatACTTTTAtgtagagaaagagaaataggTGAGAGCGTTTCTACGTTAATTCCCCCCTGGCTCAATCATACTcttggaaaaatttcacactCGCGCACTAATTCACACGAAACACATTCGCACGCTCATGTCAATACGGGGAATGGGCAAAATTCGGTAAGTTCGGTCTCACGCGCACACTAAACGACACTTTGACGACGACCACGGAAACTCGCGGAGCGAAAGGAACGAGCCTCCGGGAGGACGGAAggttttttaataattctttAATCTCAGCCGTTACGGTTCACTCCGCCAGTGTCCGGAGCCTCGACGAACACACAAAAACGGACACAACACAAGCGACGTATATAGAGTAGTAGGTAGAAAATACGATTTAAACATTATATTTATCGATACTAGAAGAGAGTATAAATATAGGCGAATATAAAAGGTACGAGTTCAAAGTTTGAGTGTGtatgtacatttatatataaatagtaTTTAAAATAGAAGtatgaaagagaagaagagaaatagagaaaatatagtgGCAAAGGCATTTCGGAGGCGTTGTCGGGGGAAACACGGGGCCGGCTTTCTAAACAATGAGAATTGTGAATTGCACGTGCATACACGATAAGACGTTAAACTTTGGTGTGtatgaaaatgcaaaaattctaTAAGACAACGAATTCTCCaataaaatgcattttttcttcagcttCGTGTGGAGTTCGAGGGCAGCTGCGTGGGCGCGTGGCGGGGGgcggggggcgggggggggggcaacCGACGAATAACAATAATATGGCCACGTGCTTGCGTAGCTGGTATCTCACAGATATGAAGACGACGAACGATGACGATGATAAATAACATTGTACTAacacaaaattaaaatagcCACcaataaacacgaaaattcatatacagagagagagagagagagagagagagacatgTTGAAATATATTGTAAGGCAATCATTTAATATACTTGACGTATAAATACCTAATGATAATAACAATTAtgtgaaacgaaaatttttggaaaaaattgcaagGTGTGGAATAAATACACACTGTAAAACACGTAAGTGAAATGTCATTATGCAAATAAGTGGAGCAGAGGTGGCGTGGAGCGTGGGGccagaggggggggggggggagggctACCTACGAATCGTTAAAACGTCTTATTCATCGGAAACAttaaatatatacatgtaaTTACGATTATTATAATATACACGAAAGAAATATagagatataaatatatgataATGGAATATATTAAAAAGAGTAAGAAAAGGTCAAAAACGATCTACGACAATTATTTTGCTTTCGAAGATATTAGGTGTGtcattgtgtgtgtgtgtttgggTGTTCAGAAGAGAAATGCGTGATGTTGACGAAACTGTTCGGGTACGACTGTCGATATGGATAAAGATTGAAAGagagtagagagagagagagtgagagagagagagagagagagagaaaataagagaAGTAGAAATAGGAATATACAAAAGTGGCATAAATATAGACGTAAATAGATATAGAAAGatttaaaaatgtaaattgaagcatgaatatacataaatatatatatttgtgataataaatatatatttatatattggcGTGTTAATCGTGTAGGTAAAATTAGAAGaaatagaggaaaaaaacgatagagACGCGCGTGTTCGGGGGGTAACGTACCCAGTCGTGCTGCAAGCGCGTTGAGGACGTCTCCTGTAAAACTCCACTTCGTCCACTGTCCATACGGCCCCTTTCACGTTTTCGACTCGCATGAAACATTTGTGGAGAGACAGGTTGTGTCGCACTGCGTTCTATACAAAATAATACACAGACTAAATAAGCAACGCAAAAACGAACGAAGCCAACTCAATCACGGCTTGACGGTCGGGCTGTTAGTAGTTTTTCTCAtgtcttttcgtttttcggttttttttttttttttttttttttcgtatttttaaaaCGTTTTTCTCTCGTCAGTCGTCGATGATGTCGTCTGCGATCCTTGGGACCGACGATTTTTCCGTTTGTgtcgcgtgtgtgcgtgtgtgtgtgtgtgtatgtgtgtgtgtgctcattatttttctgtcaATGTGGATTATTTTGTGAGTGTCAAGGTTCTTCGAAATactcaatttttccatttaaatGTGCGTTCAATTATTGACCATTCTGAAAAAAGTACTCCCGGATATTCGAGGCTGGAAAAGCTCGCAAGAAATTTCTCGTAAGTGCATAAAGATCGAGAatcatcgaaattttcatacacaaaaatatgattcTTCATAgagacatttaaaaaattgtataaacgatcgaaaaatattgaaaaattaagtaATTCGAGAGTGAAAACTGTGTATTGTCGTCGGTGAATCgttaaagaaacaaaacagTCAGAATATTCGGGTGCAGCTGGTAAATGTAtagtaaatatatatgtatatatatgtaccaCTAACGATCAACGGTAAcggttaataaaaataaaaaaaagagatgaaaaaataccaaaaaataacgaaataatgaaatgaatattaaaaaatagctGTATCGCGTTAAAGTTAAGAGTCAACTGGagacgaaacgaaaaaaaaaggaatcatGAACATTCGTATGCTATTGGTGTTTTCGACgaaacgaaaggaaaaaaagaaaattgtaaaaataaaaaacgaagaaaagtaTACTTGTATGATGAATAGAAAACGATTAATCGagagacagaaagagagagacagatAGACACGTTATGTGGCATTCCTGTATCTGTTAATGCAAAGAACTAGGTGTACTAAATTCTATgggaaaaacaacaacaattaTTCATGCCGCAGGGCCGTAGTACAAGTTGGCGATTCGCAGGAGTTTATCgagtgttttttgtttgtatttttttttttttttcaaatttttagttCCCCGTAGATCGTCTCTTCCCCGAGGCAGCTTGCTGGTTCTGCATTTCCGGTTTTGTTGAAAACGCTCCTTCCGTTGCGTCCCTGTTTCTGGGACtttgaaacttgaaaaaaaaatcgtattccTTCGAAGTACTCGAAGATGCTGCTCTGGGCTCTGATTCCAACACACTCTTTGTACCTTAcattcaaaatgttttcatttatCTTGAAGATTTTAGAGCACCTTCTAAGGCGGAGGGGGAAACTAATCGCTAAGTTTGTGGCTGCATTTGGAtgattattaaattttttaaataattgttttctcgttgGTTTGTTGTTTGTTTGTTGTTTTAAACACAGAACCATGCGAGGCGAAGCTTTATGGCAAACGTCGATTACTCACTCGCACTCGCACTCATTCGGCAACACACATCCACGCATACGAGTCCCACATTCTTGAcaacaaacaaaaatcgatTGCATCTTCCGATTTGAATCGTTCTAAACCCAGCCTCGATCCACTTCCGGTCTCGTTTGTCTCTTTCGTCATTCCTACTTTCGTTTGCTCTTTTGTCAGCATTCCAATCTATTTTAACGACCGGAAATGCAACGTGAAGAGCCACCTAACACGATCTCATTCAACCCCCTTATTCGAATactacagaaaaaaatattctgccTGCTTCGATCCGGAGCAGCCTGTTCGACCCGGAAGTGATGAAGAAAATTTGTCGATTCGACGCTTCGGAGCGAACGAGCACGTTCCAACGAAATCTCTCCGACGATATATACttcgagaataaataaaacaaagaaaaatatgaaaattgccACGCGATACGACAGTTTTGGtgcagttttttttcgtttctctctaGCAACCGAGCTTTCTTCCTCTTACGAGCGACCTCGATCGATCTCGAAATCTCGTTGATCATTTCTCGTCAGCGAAATATCGATCGTTCGAActtgtttcttttctttcgttctcctgaaaaaaatctaatgcCTCTGAATCTCGGAGTTTCCCCGAGCCTCCagttttttcgtatttctttcgtcttttcttttgcgcttttactttgatcatgaaattgtaCCTTCCACGTGGCAGCGTTCCGTCGGAAGTAGCAGAAGGTGTTTTGGAACCAGTTGTAAATTTCGTTGAGTGTCAGCTGCTTGTCCGGCGATTCGATGATTGactgaaatttatttgcaatTAAAACAAACGTATGTAAAGTCGATGTGGCGAGGGGGGGGAGGGAGGAAAGTCGATTCTTCGACGAATGAAAACCTTGCGACGATAAAGAGCGAATTTTACTACTTGATTCATTGACCGACCTGACGTATTAAGGAGGCGTACGTGAACGGCGGTCGGATATCGGCGTTCTTGTAGAATTCACGATTCCGCTGAATTTCTagaaacagaacaattcgatcGGTTTATTTGGTCGTTCGGCTCGAATGGATTCACGCGAATTAGAAGAAAATCATCTCTCGAGTCAAAAGTgtcaaattattttcgattttggtgtgagaaaaataaaattcgatcgatcTTTTTGGCCCGAAATCATTCGGAACTATTCACCCTGAAAACCACTATTTTCAGTGTTAGCGACGCGAGCGAAATGGAATCGTGTCAGTGCGACACTCGTTCTCTATCGTTGTCGACTCTCAATAAAATTCTCTCGGGGAGTAGAGGTCATGCTCGTCTCTCGAAACTGGGTAAGTGATTAATCATCATTCGTGCAACGTTATTGATCGACgataaatcaagaaaaaactcgttttatTATTCCGAGTTTCGCGTAtgtaaaaaaacgacaaaaaaaatgcgtttAGAACAAATTACGAAGAGATCGTAGAGGAAAAATCTACGTTCGGGGCATGCAAGAGAATAATTACTGAGGAATAATCGTTTCTGGCTCAAAGTGGACTGAAAAGTCAAATTGGGAAAAAAGTGGATGAGTAGGTTTGACAGTACCTTGTTGGACATCAAGGCCAGCGCGCTCCAGCATGTAGGGCAGCCCTACACGATGGAAGAAGGCGGGCAGCACAAGAAACGGAGAAACAACAGAAGCATCGGTAAAAGAATAGAGACAGAAAAGAGAGCGTCGATTTCATAGATTAATTGAtgagaattattattataatcggAGCTTTGAATGAAAACGAAAGATTAATATTTTCGATATTGCGAAAGAAAAGCGATAAAATTGTCAATTTACGAGTACAtatatttgaattattttcctaTTCAACAGGTCAATGGTGTTCGTGCATTTCAAATGGtaggaaaaaaagtttaacgAGTTcccgaaaaatcgttttctcgAGCAGACTTCATTtgagaaaatacgaaaatttcattttttgtcgatCTCATCTTATCGGTGAAAGACGCaaatgaaagatttttcatattcgaaACGTGCGAATTCATCGGGCAGAAATTTGTAACGATAAATctaaaggaaaaatgttctccCTTGCACTGATCGATggcaaaatagaaaaatacatcTACGACCTCACCTCCTGCCAAAGAATGAGTCGACTTGTCGCTTATTCTCCTTCGTATGGGTCCAGCCATACTGGACATACTTCCAGGCATGTTTGGCATCAATGGCATACCCGGtatattcgaaatatttgggATCGGTGGCATCGGGGCGACCCCCGCTGATGGTGGCAATTGGCCACCGCCTGGTGATCTAACCGCCGAAACGAGGGCTGACATTGATACCGATGAAACTTGTGACACTCCGAAATTCGGCGGCTGCTGGCTCATCAGGCCCGACGACAAACTAAGCTTCGGTAAACTCGAACCCGTCTGTTGATCgcaaacgaatttttgacTACCCAAATACTACGAttcttaatattaaaaatatcgattttaaaatgaaaaaataagaagtaagaaataatgaaaaaggaaaattgaaatttctgaTATTTCGATGTTTCATAAAACCTCATGAAAATAAGATAATCGTTGatgtttcgtttctttttagTGAGCCGCGATGTTTCGGAGCTTTAACGACAACTGCGGGAACAAATAGGGGTGAATTATAAGTGACTGCGATAGCGGAGGGGCTTGGGGGAGGGAGGGGGATGgttgtaaagaaaaaagtaagatGTCCGGAAACGTCGCGGTAATTATTCCCCGGGCTTTTCCGGCGACGATGTcatgaaagagagaaagaaagggaaGAAACGTTTTGTCGTATCGTGgagttgttttttctttctttctccagCTCGGTGCGGGCCGCAAAGTGCGAGGAGCTTTCTCGAGATTGGTAAAAGCAAGGTAATATTGTCCAGGGCTGTGGCTAATGCGATATTGGTATTCTCCGACTGTGGCAACTTGTTAGGGGTTTTAATTAAGGCGATATAAATCGCGAGCCGCGCCGGGCGAAGCAGCGCCGCGAAACGTAGAAACCGAGAGAGCGTCCGCACGATGAATTATTAATTACAACTTGGTGTATAAATTAACGCGACGCGCTTCAACACTGAAATCGCGtacgaataaatatataaagttGTGTATATAAAGTTATGCAAAGAGAGTCGGACGCGTAAAATCGAAAACTAGCGAGTCGTTGTTTGCGCTACGTTCGAAAAGGGAGAGGCGAACTTTCCCGTTGAATTCAGCGTTCATCGGGACGGCGTTCGCCTCCTGCGGTATTTCCGCTCGTATTTCGTGTTTGCggtttttacaatttatagATGAcgcgattttttcgaatggcagTTTTTCATCGTTCCTCATCCCCGTTGACGATCGCtcctttgaaattttatttttcggcggtacgaaagcaaataaaacattaaaATTGTCCCTCGATTTGGAAGTTTGAAGATTCCTAGATTCCGCAATATTCTTAAGGCTCAAGGCTTACCGAGGACTCGGACGACTTGGGCGGCTCGGGTGAAGCCATTTGCTTGGCCACGTGAAGGTGATGCATCATCGCGCCCAGCCGATCGCGTTCCTTCTGCAACTGCAGCTCGAGTTGGGAGACAACTTGCATCTGAACCCTCGCCTGGGCCGTCGATCTGTCGTCCAACGTGTGTTCGGTATTGAGGTGTCTAAAAAACAGCATTCAAATGTTCGAACAATGAATGAACAGTGGCGAGAAGAATTGCGCGATCTGACAGCGGAGAGCCCGCATATTTAggatgtttttttcaatttccactGTCAGAAAAGAAAGACTGAAACGGCTATGGGGAATGAGGCGATTAAATAAAATTCCGTTCCTCGCAGTGAGGTTACAAAACGGTCTTTGATCTCGCGAGAGAGTTGATTATACGTGAAAAAGCATCATGTACGGTGAATTGCTTCGAAAGGCACGATTATggatttgagaaaataaaaaaaaaaaaaaaaaaaacgttactgAGAGGAGATATGAAGACGAGAAAAGTTAGTTAAGAAGGAGCCTGGAGAGGTTTCTGGCTTGATTTCGTCACAGGAGCGTGGTGTTACGAGTCTGGAGGAGAGAAGCACCAAGGCGAGGGAGGGAGGTGCGATTAAAGCACAAAGAGCGGGAGGGGGGCAAAGAAAGTCCATAACGATGCGGTCGAACGTCGTGAATATTAATGAGACAAAGGTAATTAGCGTTTTTTTTAGTAACGGCTTGTTTGGTTGGTCCGGGAAGGGAGATGAGTTTCGTGGGGTCGAGTTGGCCTCGACGGGGCTACGTGATTACTAGGGATTTCTGGAACGATGCTTcgtataaaaaagaaacgagaggGACACGAAGCTTTTCGAAGGCAAGCACCGGATGTCAATGAGATACGCTGACGCGAGCGattcttcttcactttctttccTTCCAATCTAACCACCCCTTCGCAACCAACACCCCCCACGAATTCAAGCTTTATTCTTCATTTCTTCATTCTTCGTGCCAACCCTCCCCTCGACATCCAACcaccttttttctcatttgttttctttcttcgtcCGTTTAACCAAAGCGGTGACGCtcctaattaataaataatgcgGCAGACTTTCCCTCGGTTAGAGAGGCTTCGATTGCCATGCTTTATGAGTAATCGCATGGATCCCTCGCGACAGACTCTACAAACGTTCATCGAACATTCGAACTTCCTTTCGGTGCAACGCTTTAgtgggtttttgaaaatttatccgataaaaaaagcttctctttcgttcgttttttgttgACGGATGGTACTAAATTGACGAGCACATCGGTAAACTCACTTGAGGAATGCTTGGTAATCTTCGCAGATGACTTCGCACGATGGCCATTTACAGACGCCGTGACCGTAGAGCGGATGCGCTTTGTCGTTGCACGAAACGTCGAGCGGCTTTTCGTCGAGGGTCGTCGTGCCGTTGATATCGCTCCGACGACTCGAGACTATCGAGTTCAAGAGACCTTCGGAAGAAGAATTTAAAATATCACGTTCCCTCATTCCAGACCTCCGATGACTTCTCCCCCTTCCAAGTGGATCAAACGGAATGTTTTGCTGTTGCTTACCGTTGAGACTCGACGCCGATTTTGGCAGATTCGAGCTCTGGAGGTTGTCGGCTCCTTCCGAGGACTCCGATTTCCAGGATGGCAGACCGTCGTTCGGCTGCATACCTGACGAATATCCAATTTTTCATGCATATTAATACACTTTCGATCAATAAGCGAACGTTCCTAAAAGAAAATCCGATCAAAAAGTTGACAAACATGAAACAAACAGTGTGACGTTCTTCAGGGCTACTTACGGGGCTTTTAACACCAccctaaataattctaaatcgATCAAACAGATCATGATGGCCTGAAATATCGTCGTCTTATGCATCgaacaaaattcaaaagtcATAAGATGTCATCGCTTCACTGAGCCGTGCTTTGATTGTCGTAAAGCTTCCGTCAAAGACTCCAAATTCAAATGGCAAATGAAAAGGGTAACAAAAAGTGATTTTCCACCGAATAATCTTAATTTACCTGACGAATGGTTGTGTCCCTGGAGTCCAAGACTCTGCTGGAGAAGGTATTGCCTCTGGGCGATTTGGAGTTGCTGTATAAGTTGTTGTTGCTGTACCGCGAGTTGTTGCAACGGCGCCGAGGTCTTTTTCTTGTCAGCCATTTGCAGGAGGTGCGTTTGCTGGATGACATTGACTTGGAGTTGTTCCTGCAACTGTTGCATTTTTTGCTCGAGTTGTTTTCGACCAAGTTCGGCGAGCTGATGATGCTGTGGGATCAGAGatgaaagtgaaaaatcggCAACGTCGTCGCCAGGAGGGAAGGGAACAAGAAAATTTTAgccaaaaaaattcgaggtcaGAAAGGAAAATTGTGGCTCAAGAAAGAAGCAAAAATAGATTCGTCAAGAGTCAAAAATCTCGTGAACGTGGAGCCTCGAAGGGGGGCGAGGAGAGGGAAGAGGGCAGATGCAAAAGAATAACGCCTGTGCGTCTCGACGGTGATGAATAAATCACGAGGGTGCCGCGGTGTCTCCAATGATGACgacggagaagaagaagaaaacgaagaaggaaaagagagaagacagaaaaaaaataaaggaaggGCAAAAGAAGCGGGACACGCTACGAGGTAAGAGcataagaaagaaagagacaaAAGAAGGGAGGGAGAGGGGGTTGTAGCATTTTATGGGATACCTCGAAGACAAACAACGAGACACAACGGCTGACGGCGTCGCTTAATTGCCCAACCCCACCCTATCTGACAGACCATCCTTGGAGACTTTCGCTATACACGTAACATTCATCCCTTGGCCCTGACCGAGCCCCCAgcaccttttctctctctctctctctctgtccgtttttctctttatccCGCGAATTCCAAccctacaattttttcattcctcattCAAGCTCCACCACGAATATTTCAAGACGTTAGAATCCGTGAAAACCTCACGGACCGAACGTTTATCACATCAGCATAAATAATAGAgagaaaacgaaggaaaatgaGATACCGAAGTTTGTTGACGAAGTTATAGCGAGCGGGGAGGTGGACCGGACGTTTTCTTCCCGGTTTTCCCCGCATAAGCTCTTTCCACGATAATTCTAAGCCATTCGAAGATCGGCAGAATTcgaaagtttcttttttccctgATAGTTCTATCGTGTGTGCCTCTGGAGCATTGCGAGTAATGAAATGTGATTGTTTTTAATTCGTGGCCAAAAGAGACCTCATTTAATTAGTTGTACGAGGAAAAGTAACCGAGCGTGTGATGCTGAGGAAGCGGACACTAGGACTATCTAAATATCCGTGGCCGAGAGGACTGACCGCTGAATAAATATTGGATACACTCTCACGACTAACACTGTATATATTCGAGTCCGAAATATCCTTAAGCTGCTCCTTCTCGTTGCCTCGTTCGCTCCCTTGTCGTTGCCTCGCCACTGGCTATTCTCCAATCCGCCCCTAGACACACCAGACCCGAATGTGCCTGGCAGAAATCTtatcgtttcgtttttttttcgtcttcctGCTTAACCGTAAACACTGCTCGCCTCGAATCCTGCATTAAACCGGACACCCACCCCGCCCTCGATCTCATGATCCAACTAATACGGGATTTGGCGTTTGCCAGATAAATCGTCGAATCCTTCAGGATTTTCACAAAACAGCAAACGCTCCATAACACTACAGGCAACTCAGATATCAATCAAAGTCTTTTCCCTTCTTTACAACTCTGCTTTCTCACTGCTATCATCCCTCGGGTGTGGTCAGCAGGATCTTATCGCGGACCTGAATTTATGGACGTTTCTACGGAGCAGAGCCGACGTTTTCTTTGGCAACAAAATAAACGGACAAAGATACCGAGACGAATGAAACTCCACGCATTTTTAATGCTTCTCTGttattttacttttcgttCGAGTCTTGCGAGCAGTCAAAAAAAAGCTTTACGAacttaatttaaaaaaaagatcgcGTTGGAAGAAGAGTTCGTCGAGTGTTTTCACAGCTGATGCCATTTTAATAGAGTCCAATAATCGCGTTACCCGTTACGACTCAAcgtgttttattttataattgtaagtgatgattgGACCGTTGAAGACAGCGAAGGAGGTTTCGTTGATAAGGCTGATGGGAAACTGTTAATTTCGATCGTGACAGGAAGAGAGTatacttttgtaattcttcgCTCGTTCCTTCGGTCAACAGCAGGAGAGAAGCTCGCATTCTGTTTTCATAACCAAGATAAAATAGTACGTCGAGTGTAAAAGAGTAAGTTGAAATTAATTAGCCCAAGAGGGATGGTTACTTACGTTGTTTAAGGATGAAAAGTATCCGAAACGTTCGTGGTTCGCGCCATGATCGGATGCCGATTCCTTCGAGAAttgaacaaacaaaaaataaaaaaaaaacatgaaaaatcacTCCGGACAGTAggcaagaaaataatttgcttTCTCATAGGTTTGAACTCTTGGAGAATAAAAGAGACAAACCTGGTGATGTTGCTGCTGGAGATAAAGCGTCTGCTGCTGCATGAAGGTCTGCAGTTGGGTGGGGCTGAGTATGTGCTGTTGGAGAAGTTGTTGCATTTGATGCAGGCCGCTTGCAGGGCTGAGCATCATCTGCGAAGGTGTCTGAGACGGGGGACCCCCTGGTGGTCCACCCGTCAGTTGACCCTGAGTAGGATTAGGAGGTGAGCCCCGTTGTGGGGCTTGTGGACTATGACGAGGGCTCGTTTGTAAACCCGGTAAACCACCAACACCCGAGCTCGGTTGTTGCGATTGTTGCGA
It includes:
- the FoxP gene encoding forkhead box protein P1 isoform X5 codes for the protein MRYTARVTRSRRRQWCIVPRPLRQTLAWHVDIYGHIGESPFDSGSWGKEHFQPTTVPWQLNPRGHARPSDDGIMDHDTDGDGAINLSTSQRPSASTTPNGDVTTPYSQDQQDNDQASTLFAALKQQQARESTWERDNRERDRQQDRHCRDRITSGGISENDQLLQHQQQHLQQQQQQQQDLTIEYRSNGKISPVGQAVTSAPMTQQKQPTISQQSQQPSSGVGGLPGLQTSPRHSPQAPQRGSPPNPTQGQLTGGPPGGPPSQTPSQMMLSPASGLHQMQQLLQQHILSPTQLQTFMQQQTLYLQQQHHQESASDHGANHERFGYFSSLNNHHQLAELGRKQLEQKMQQLQEQLQVNVIQQTHLLQMADKKKTSAPLQQLAVQQQQLIQQLQIAQRQYLLQQSLGLQGHNHSSGMQPNDGLPSWKSESSEGADNLQSSNLPKSASSLNGLLNSIVSSRRSDINGTTTLDEKPLDVSCNDKAHPLYGHGVCKWPSCEVICEDYQAFLKHLNTEHTLDDRSTAQARVQMQVVSQLELQLQKERDRLGAMMHHLHVAKQMASPEPPKSSESSTGSSLPKLSLSSGLMSQQPPNFGVSQVSSVSMSALVSAVRSPGGGQLPPSAGVAPMPPIPNISNIPGMPLMPNMPGSMSSMAGPIRRRISDKSTHSLAGGLPYMLERAGLDVQQEIQRNREFYKNADIRPPFTYASLIRQSIIESPDKQLTLNEIYNWFQNTFCYFRRNAATWKNAVRHNLSLHKCFMRVENVKGAVWTVDEVEFYRRRPQRACSTTGGVPSKSPTLTHSPTMYGDALNANLQAALGESNMGFLNNSMCTSTATSPDKEHGLPHNDLMSHLDEPGVHIKQEGQSPEGGKLSRLIKREMVDAPMDHEHEDEAVDDREYPDSHGQDSGQDEDMAEDLSMAPDIMSADDQIEA